The sequence GATATCTAGTTTGTAAACACTTTCATGGATAGAATGAAAACTTGATATACCAAATCCATCGATAGTTTGACTGTGTACTCCTTTTGATTTAGGCAACGTGTGACATTTAATCCTCTTTTGCCTCTTAGTCAAGACAGTGCATCACATATTCCTATGCTGTACCTTATGGAGAAACAAGCTAATGCTCTTTACAGTTCTATTACAGGTCTACATCACGTGAAGTACGGAGACTTGATAGTGTTGCTCGTTCACCAATCTATTCATCTTTTACAGAGACGCTTGATGGTTCATCAACAATAAGAGCTTTCCAGAAAGAAGTATGTTTCTTTTTGAACTAGAAGGAAACATTCTAGTTATTTCTGTTTCTTTTGAACTAGATGGAAGCATTCTGGTTATTTCATGTAGACATCCAGAAAAGGATGTTAAAATGCCATAATTTTCCTCTTGAACTTAAAGTATCACGCCTCAAAGGCTCTAGTGCCTAGTGCTTGTGTGGTTTGTTGCAAATACTAACAATACACTACACAGGGGTTCTTCTTAGAAAGGTTCATCCAACATGTGACACTGTATCAGAAAACATCCTACTCTGAGCTGGTTGCTAGTTTGTGGCTCTCATTGAGACTCCAGGTATATGAATCTTCTACTTATTTCTTTTGTCATACTATCGTAATGTACTTGGAGTTAAGAATGTTTATCCATCAGTAAGGCCTATAACACAGGCACTGCATTGACGAGCAAACTGTCCAGTTGTTGGCAGGTTTTATCATTCTGTTCATCGCAACAATGGCTGCTGTCACCTTCCATAGCAGTTCCCTTGTTAACCTTGGAACACCTGGACTGGTAGGTTCGACAGGATACATTCACCGATCTTCTAGTTAGGCCTTTCCATGATTCCATCCTCTGATGGAAAATGAAAATATAGTTCTGCTCCATGTATCTAGACATCCACTGCAGGTGGGACTGGCTCTGTCATATGCAGCACCTGTGGTATCACTGCTGAATGGCTTCTTAACCACATTTACGGAGACAGAAAAGGAAATGATCTCTGTTGAGAGGGTTGCTGAGGTAAAATCAataatattcgttttgatgctTATTCACCATGCGTCTTTAGATATAACAATATGATGACACTTGCAGTATGTTGGCATACCTCAAGAAGAACTCCAGGGATCTGAATCTCCGCCGAGAAGCTGGCCGGCAGAAGGGAGGATTGAGTTTGTTCATGTAACCCTGAAGTACAAGCCAGAGTTACCACCAGCTTTGGATGATATTTCATTCCTTATTGCATCCGGCATGCAGGTACCATGCTAACATGGTTTTCACCCAACCATTTATGATTTCTGGAGCTATAGTGAAATCCTCTATGAATTATTAGGTTGGAATAATAGGACGGACTGGAGCAGGCAAATCAAGTGTACTGAATGCAATATTCCGCTTGGTCCCAATCTGCAGCGGCCACATCTTAGTAGATGGCATCGATGTAGCTAAAATTGCTGTCCGAGAACTTCGTGCACATTTTGCAGTAGTTCCACAGAGTCCATTTTTGTTTGATGGGTCATTGAGGTAACTACTGGTTGATCATATTTACATGTTTCCAGGCTGACCATTTTCACGCTTGGGAAAGAAATAGAAATCCTGTGTTCAACATTCAATATTTTAACCGTGAATAAATGAATATCCATGGTAGGGAAAACCTCGATCCATTCAATACAACAACAGATCTCAGGGTATGGGAAGTTCTTGAAAAATGCCATATGAAGGGAGAGATAGAATCAATGGGTGGACTTCACATCCATGTGAAAGAAAGTGGTGTATCTTTTTCAGTAGGCCAGAGACAGCTCCTCTGCCTTGCTCGTGCTATCCTAAAATCATCCAAGGTATGGGCTACGGGCTACCATACCATTGCTGCATTGCTTGTAGCGGATACGCTACTGATCAAGTAAGTTGTAATTGTTAATGATTTTACAGGTGCTTTGTCTCGATGAATGCACAGCCAATGTTGACAATCAAACAGCCTCCCTGTTGCAAAATACTATCTCTGCTGAATGCAAAGGGATGACGGTTCTCACCATAGCACATCGAATTTCAACAGTGATGAAGATGGACAATATTCTAGTTCTTGATCAAGGCAAATTGGTATGTAGTGGTACTATGCTTACCATTTTAGACTACTAGTGGGCAAAAACAAAGAGGATAAGGGGATGAACTCAGAACAAATGTACCATCATAATGTTTTACAAGAATGATATGATGATAACAATACAAATGAGAAACTTATTTGTTTGAAAGAGTTGTTAAAACACTACATGAACAGAAAAAAATAAGTGGCAAACAAAAAACTCAATTAATGTTGCAAGTCCAATGGTAAACAACAGGTTAGAACCTCCAGGCCATGAGTAAGCTTTTTTTATGCCTTCTTATCCAATTAAAGTGAGATATTGTCTAACTTGTGCATTGCTCCAATTTAGGTCGAAGAAGGAAACCCAGAAGTTCTTGTGAATCACAAATCCTCAAGATTTGCTCGATTTGCCAAGGCATCCCAGATGTGATTCTAGGAACATGCTATGCTACTATCTTATATGCTAGGCCTTTCTCGTGTTAGCACTTAGTTTGATGACAAGGCGTgccagctccattgagcatGTAAGAACAGCTTCAAAACTTACACCACTAACTAATGGCTAATAGAAGCTCTGATATTCTAGATATGCAAATGTAATGTATCAAACAGAAGTCAAGATTTTCTGAGCCTCTAGATATTCGAATTGCATGCTCTGGCACTAACAGATCGTGAGTCCACGAATTGACCATACAGAACCTAAGAAATTCTGAAATTGATCAACTCTTGTTTCTAAAAGAAGTGGGCATTCAAGAAAACTTAACTGCTTTTCAGGACTTGATTTCAGTAAATTAGCAAGTGTGATATCTTAGAGAAACGGTGCTGACTACAAGTCCAGGCACCGTAAAGATGGATTGACGATAAGCAATAGGCTGTCTCGAATTGATCTAAACTTTCATTGAGCCATTGAGGCAAACTACTCCAGGATTCAAGACCCATAATCATATTCAAAGGAGGCGATCCACAACCACTACAGAACAATTACCAAAATTAACCCAATTGACTCACAAACGTAACTCCAGATCTCCACAAGATGAATCTGTCCAAATTGTCAGATTGGAATTTACAGATTATACACGGGCACGGGATGGATTTAACCGTCCACTAACCCAACACAGAGAGATACACGGGCGTAGATTGATAGGTAGGTAGGGGCACACCAGAACAGCATGGAGAATTGGGGACGCATCCTTGGGATCAGGCGATGTAGACGTAGTCGTCGGGGTCGTGGCGGCCGTTGGGGTCGACGGAGCAGATGACGTAGATGGCGTAGAGGACGCCGGGGAGGtagccaaggatggtgagcagCACGCTGATCCAGAACTCCATCTGCAAGACCCGAAAAGGGGGAGAAGCCAACGGTGAGAGCGGATCGGGCAGGCACGgggaaggaaggagggaggagggactCACGGAGCAGCAGCCATGGCGGAGGCAGACGCCGAGGGGCGGGAGCAGGACGGAGCACAGGAGCTCCAGGCACCGGCAGCAGCACGAGCACAGGCCCATCTCGGATCGGATCCCCGCGCGCTGCTCCTGCTCGCTTGCTTTGCGAATTCGGGGAAGGGGAATGGCTGGCTATTTCTTCCCTTCGAGCTGAAGGAACTCGAACTTCCCGTGGCACGACGCGGTACAGGCTTATCGCCTGCAAACTGGTGAGGTCAACGAATGATAGTCTTTACTCCCTCCTGAGATGTCATTCAACAGTTTTTAGGATACTCtgtccatttcaaattataagttgtttgacttttttgacaccAAATTTGATCACTcctcttattcaaaaaatttataaaaacatagtcaaatttaactcattattgaagaatttgtattgatgaagtaagccacaacaaaagaattgatattttgcacaaatttttgaataagacgaatggtcaaatTTGGAgtgaaaaaagtcaaacgacctataattaggaacggagggagtagattaTAGTTGTGTAGAAAATACTCTTCAACCTCTAATTATTAAACATTGAGAATGAGCTAATTAAACTAGCATGCATTTTTCCATGCACCTTCCACACATGTACCTCCCCTACATGGTTATATGCACATCTTTCTATTTGGAAAGACCTGAAAACAATACACAATTAAGATGATTGGATTTACTTTCGACCAAGAATGACATACATTGGAGGATAAATTTCAAACCTTAGAATGACatacatttcaggacggagggagtacgtgTTATGTCGAGGCGTGATCTCACTTACTTCCCCCATTCtaaaagtttaaaatttgtcctaCAAAAAGTTGCTATTTTGACTCAATTATGAAAAAACTAAAGTTTTCGaaagtttctaaaaaaaagacaAGACAGTGTCTGATTTTTTTTGAACCGGCAGTATTCGAATCCTTttcacaaaaaataaaaaatatttttgtaattttataTTATGCATTGGTTTGTATGTCTAATcttagaattgcatttattttggcaggagggatcccaaatctaaTAATAAAGTTGAGCTGGCTGGCCAAGAACTGATCTGGAAGTTAATAAAGCAGAAATGATTCCGCCAATTGAAGCCGACATCCACCCTGACCGTGGCCTATTTGGTACCAATGCCTTCATTCGTTTGCCAATTTCTGTTTTACAAAGTGGCTTAAACTTTTAAGTCGTTCGAGATTTCCATTGACGAGGGAGCGTCCATCAAAGTATAATTCAGCTACCACTACATGATCTGCTGCACCTCCGCTGCACCTCCGTCGGGAGGTGGAGTTTATGCATTACCAAACTCAACTTAGACCGACCCCAACAGCGCGAGGCAAAAGCCTCGCGCTGGCCACTATGCATGTTCGCTCCCTTCTCCAACAGACCATGCATCGTGCGATGCATTTTCCCTtcggaggagagaggggatgcAAAAATACATCCCCTCTCTCCTCGAATGCATCCGGCCGGcagaggaggaagcggctgcggaccagaggaggaggaggccggtcgCGAGGAGGtcctgccggccgccgcgaggaggGCTGGGGAGCAGAGGCTGGCGATGGGTCCTGCTCGAACAGCAGGACGGGGGCGAATGGCTGCATCTCGATCTTCACCTTCTCGCGCTCGACGGTGAACttggagcagagcagagcaccaTGGCCTGGCTTCGCGCGGACGCCGACCACGACCTCTGACTCGCTGACGCCGCAGACTTCGCGCGCGTGCCCTGCTCCAGCGGGGATGCTGGACTGCCGGAGCGGGCGGCGAAGGAGAAGAGCGGTCTGGGGCCGTGCGCCGCAGGCCAGCTCCTGCTGcaggccgtgcgccgccgcctccgctcgccgcgccgtcctcctcctcggcgaccCGCGCTcgtactcctcctcctcctcggcgaccCACGCGGCGTGCTTCTTGGCGGCCTCGGCCTCGCGCTCGAGGCGGAGGCTCTtctcctcgcggcggcgcgcgagctCGGCCTCGGTGACCTTGGACGGCGCCgacgcggacgcggcggcggcggcggcctcggccttGGAGTTCACGCCTCCGCCTTGGAGAGTgggaggggcggtgcgcgcTTTGCGCTGCGCTGTTGGAGAACGACTTTTTTTGCGTGTGCGATGCAAACGGTGCGGGGGATGCAAACTACTGAATGTCTTCCTCGTTTTGCTTTGCGTTGTTGGAGTTAGTCTTAGTGGAAAGACAAACGAATTAGTAATACACATcacaaattatattttttttatgaaagtaGTCTGTAATGATTAATTACAaatactttttttaaaaaaatattcacaATGGCTATATCCATTTTTGCTAACTTTTTAAGAAAGGCATATTTAAATTAATGAATTTTAGATCATTTTTATAAATCACTAGTCATGTCTAACCTATTTTTTTAGAAGAGCCTCCATatgaaaataattaaataaaccCTTCTTCCGAGCCTATTTTCTCATTCTCCTAGTGGTCACTCTCTAGTCTCTTCTACTCTTCTATCCTATTTAATTTTCACTAGTCTTGTCTACCAAATCTTATATAGTCTCTTTCGAGGACTTTGATCACTAGTACAGAAAGGGTCTTTGGTCATGCACATTTGTCCCAGCTGCCGCTGGGCCGGGACTAATGAAGACATTGGTCCTGGGTCCACGTGTCTAGGGGCTGGAAAGGACCTTtagtctccaaccgggactaaacaTCCATCTTTAGTCTCGATTGGTGTTACAATCCGGGACTAAAGTTTCAAAACTTTTAGTCTGATTGATAACACCAACTGGAACTAAAGAGTAACCATTTAGTTCGGTTGGAGGTTCCAATCGAGACTGATGGAGGTAGGGACTCGGGGTCCCCCAACAAAGATGCATCCGCTGGAAACTAAAGCCAAACGACCGGCCCAAGAAGGGCCCaagcgagcagcagcagccgcgcgcGGCACGTCCGATACCCGATCGAACCGGAGGAAGCGGGGACACGCGGCAGCCCCCCGACCAAAGGCACACACGATATCGCTCCGTACCGAGCCCCCTGGATCTTGCTCGACAAGGAGACGACCCAGGCCGAAGGCGTGGCGGCCACGCCTGCCCCTATTCCGCCGTACGCACCGCCCACTCTCGCGGAGCGCGTTCGTGCACCCGAATAGGACCCCCTGACGGGGTCACAGTGCGGACTGTGCCACCTACCCGTACCCGCGGCAGAAAACGGGAGAGAGGGCGTCAACTCGTCCGTCCCGCACGCCGTCATCATGACCGCGCTGACACTGTTCCATCAGCTCCAAACGACTGCGACCAGGCGAGGCTACCTGACAAACTGAGCCCGTCAGGAGGCGTACCGCTCCCTGGTCGGAACCCACGCAGGGGAAGACGTGCGGAGGAAGTACGGATGGACAGGCGACAAGACGACCGCCGAGCCACGATCGAGCAGGGAGACCGTCCCGGCCGACCATGGATGGGATGTGAGCGCGAAGACCCGTCGCCTAAGAAAACCGACCAGGAGAGCTGCCTCCACTCCCGACCGGTGGAGCAGGACCCACTGACTGACAAGAATGAAGATTCCCCTCCGGTGAACGAAAAACACACGCTAGAAACATAGATATGTAAATAGGGGGTCCCACCTTGAAGTATAAAAGGGGGATCCCACTCACGTAGGCAAGAGATCGAACCATTCCTTCACTACTCGaaggcttgtaagctcccctctgtaACTTTGAGCACATGGGCTCGAGTAATAGAGTGAGAGAACCACCCCCATAgtggacgtagggcatttccggcccgaaccagtctaaatctcTCGAGTCATTGTGTACTAGACCATTCCGATCCAACGCGCGAGACACGAGCAATCAagtagttttgtagtcgcccatttTCGGTTGCGACAGGGGCGAAAGGGGTTCCACGAGTTATTTTAAAAGGAAAGCATCACATGTAGTGTCACATGTGTTGTGTAGGTCGAATGGTAAGAAAGCTATGCGCAAGGTAAAAGGTCACATATTCGAGTTCTGGGcacagagtttttttttttgcattgcaCGGGCCCTTTAGTCCTAAGTGTGGGAACTGGTCCTAGTTCCAAAACCAAGACTAAAGGGGATAtggaaccgggactaaaggcccTTTTTGTACTATTGGATGTTGGAGAGGGCATTCATTGCATGGAGGACCTATATAGCTCTGGAATTTGGAGATAGCTGATATATCAAGAAGATTGATAAATTGATTAATGCTTCTTCAATCTTGTTAAGAAAATAATCTTCTATATAATTCCAGTAGCCGGTGGCCTGGTGCAAGGTTGACGCTGACTTCCGCGTGGCTTGCAGCTATCTCCTTGGATAATGCTACGAGGAAGGGACTTGAGGGGATAATAATCCCGCACGTGCTTGGATCACTTCTCTATGAGAAGTAAGCGCCTAGATAGACTTGCTTGACCCTAACACGTGGAACAACCTTAACAAgggatcaaataaattttagatgatttttataaCATACTGGTCATGTCTTTgacccttttttttcttggagAGCACAGACCAATCTCATTTCTCTATGGATGTGATTGGTTACCTGGACTATCCTTAGCCTGGCTGTGAGTTATGCATGGCCAGCCCAAGCCAGGCTATTAGAAGTCTTTAAACTTGTGGTCGGATGGTTGCATTGTGGGTATTTGCTCTGACTAAATTGCATTTGGTTGGGTAAAGAAGAGGCTGTCTTGCACTGTATTATGCAATTGGGCATGATTGGTTGCTTGTATAGAGCCTGTTGTGAGCACCGTGGTCTCGTTTTGGTATGCTTACCCCTTCATCTATATGAAAGGCGTTGCTTATTTTTTTCGAAATCCTGCAATCATTCTCACTGCTCCCTACCTATCCCATCCTCTCTTTCTTGCCCCCGCCTcgagctcccctcccctccccacgCCAAGGCCTCTGTGGATAATGCTACGGGAAAGGGAGCTGATAGGATAATAATCTCGCAATTGCTCGGATCACTTCACTATGAGAAGAAAACGTGTGGATAGACTTGCTTAACCATATCACGTGGAACAATCTTAAACGGTTTAAACAGTTCGGGGTGTAGGATGTTAACACGTGGAACAATCGTAAATGGTTTTAAGAGTTCgaggatgtccggtttcgtaaTTGGTTTCGTAATTTAAGGAGGGTTTTTCGGACTCCTTGACAAGTTGAGGGATATATTATGGactttccttttataaaacactGGTCTTTGACCCAATTTTTCTAGTGGAGCCACAAACCAATTAAACAAACCCTTCTCTCGAATCTCTTTTCTCACTTCTCTACTGTCCACTCTTTAGTCTCTTCCACTCTTTTATCCTACTTGGCTATCACTAATCTTCGCCACCAAAATTTTATATATTCTCTTTTGAGGACTTGGATAATTAGTACAGAAAAGATGTTTGGTCCTACATATTTATCCTAGCCGCCGTTGGCCCGGAACTATGCTACGAGAAAGGGGATAATAATCTCGCACATGCTCGGATCACTTCGCTGTGAGAAGCAATCGCCTGTATAGACTGCTTGACCCTATACTAACACGTGGAAAACTAACAAGGGATCAGAGGAGATGTGGGCGGCCGAGAGAAAATGGCAAGTGTTAGTTGCACTCCCCTTCTCTGCGAATTTGGCAGAGGGCTTAGCTACTCGGCAAGACCCCATAGAGTATGGCTAGAGATCGCAGTCCACTAATAGCCCGCTATAGTTACTAAACTAAAAGTTATTAATCAACTAAACAATATAATTGGTctttatttattgttagtttaaTATTTATTGAGAAATCGGTGTTCTAACTTGACACTGATGACTTCCAAGAAGTGGTAATAAAGGTATCATTTTTTTCGTGGACCCTATATCTACACTATACTAAGAAGACCTTCACCTAGACATCAATATGGGAGACCAACTCTATTTGAGAAGTTAAATCTTTATTCACCATAACTTAGTGCAATAAAAGACTCTTACACTGTTTATGTGACTATCTTACCATAACATTATTGCTCTACATAACAACTTTATCATCTTCtacttgagacctcttatgTCATAGTACGCAAGAGAGGACAGGGTCACACTTATTTAATTATAGGACTTTTATGGCTCATATGGTTTTTCCATGCGACCGTCTTACACTTTCTGCAAAATATCTAACTATAAAATTTTAGTCATGTttatctaaccatacaaatatctagTTTCAAGAGTATTCTACTTTTTACCATAAAACGTGACAACCATGGTTCATGCATACTCTCTAATTTTCTAGAAGTTTCTCACAAGTATGCATTGCTATTTTCAATAGTATTGAACTTCATCATTTACAAAATTTAGTATTTCATTAATGAAAAAATGAAACTCTAGATGTACTTCAGTGCATGACGTAACGGACTTTGTGATATGTATCTGTTTAATTTGATGTTTtgaatatataaattttaaacttaACTACCAAatttacaaaactgtaaataTGGTTTGCGGGAGCTATATTCCATTACATCATTTTTTAGCCTCTGAAAAACTGACCGCTAAAcatcttagagcatctccaagagttcctAAAAAATACTTCTCAAATTTTGTTGTTTGTCAACTCCCAAAAGGTTTGGAGAGGCAAAAACAAAAGTCCATCTCTAATAGCTCCCTACTTTTACTCCTAAAAATGAGAAGTTTGTGGCCCCACAAAAAAAATTCCGCGAGAAACGTCGTGGGGGAGGGGCGATCCGCAAGGGATGCGTATTTTTACACACAAGATAGCCCAATTTATCAATTGTTAGGAGATGAGGAACTAGAGTGGGGAACTATTGGAGAGTATTTTTTTgcctttttcaaaaaataaagatGGGAAAGAGAAGTAGAGAACTCTTAAAGATGCTCTTAGCATGCTATTTTAAATATAGATGTGGATGatctaaaaaaatatagatTTAGATAGACTTTTCACCCTAACACGTGGAACAATACATCACAGGCAAAGTGGGCGGCCCAGAGAAAATATCGATTGTTTAGTTACACTCCCCTCCTTTTTGAATTTGGCGGAGGCGATCCATGGcggctgcgagcggcggcgccggggccgcgTGCGCGGCGTGCAAGTACCAGCGGCGCCGCTGCACGCCGGACTGCCCGCTAGCGGAGTTCTTCCCGCACGACCGTCCCCGGGTCTTCCGCAACGCGCACCGCCTCTTCGGCGTCAGCAACATCCTCAAGACGCTCGACCGCGCCGGCCCCGAGAAGCGCCGCGAGGCCATGCACTGCATCATCTACGAGTCCCAGGCCTGGGACATCTACCCGGCAAGCGGCTGCGTCCCCATCATCCACGACCTGCAGCAGCGGATACGCCAGGCGgagctcgacctccgccgcgtcTACGCGGCCATCCAGGcctaccgcgccgccgccgccgcccagggagGAGGGCCCGTTCCCGACTCCGACGGCGACCCCTTGGCCTCCgcctccgcaccgccgccgccattccaGTTGCAGCCCGCGACGGGCGACGACGACGTTGCTGCCGAAgcatacggcggcggcggtggctggccATCAATCACAATGTACGGTGGTGATCAGCAGCAGATGGTGATGAACGCTGCTGCTTACGACGACGTACGACAACATTACGACATGACGACGACGAGCGCTGCGGCTGTCGCCAACATGGCCGGGAAGCTCGTCCCGCAGCAAGACCACCGGTTCTTGGTCGACGCGACGGTGGTATCCCAACCAGAGCACCAACAGCAGCTCACCATCCAGCCTGCGGAGTTGGACGACGAGATGAGCTACTTCGTCAACGACGGCGTGGACGGTGACAGCGAGATGCCTCCTGAATCTAGGTAAAATATTTTCTAATCTATACAGTATACAACACGTCATAGATCATGGATCTACTTTTGGATAGGTTGTTAGAGTAACTTTCGAagagtaagagcatctccaagattTCCTAATATTTCTTCCCAACATTTTGTTATTTGCCAACTCCTCAAATAGGTATTGGGAGGCAAAAAAAGAGTCTATCTCCAatagttttctatttttactcCCAAAAATAAAAAGTTGTGGCCTTGCGCACGAGAAACTTTTATGGTTGAAAGATATGGGTGGTAGATAGAAGTTTCTTGCAAGTCAGATTACCAGTGATTTAGActacaagaagacttggaattTGGGAGAAAATAAAGAGGACAACGAGGGGATTCCATTTTACTTCTTACTTTGCTGGTGATGCACTGTGCCGGCTGGAATCAGTGTGGGAAGAAATGGGGTATGGTGGTCTGGTTTGAATTTTTCACTTTATGATGGGGCCGTGAATTGGCAGAGGATTAATCGTCATCGTATCATTTCTACTATTGTTCTTCCATCATGCATAGACACGCTAGTGTCCAAGGAAGAGGCGACCCCTACATAGTACCTAGTGGCCGTGAGTTGTGCATCATTCTGCTGCATCTGCACGCGTTGCCAAGCGGAGGAGGGCAGGGCGTTGCCAAGCGGAGGAGGGCAGGGCGGCCACAGCAAGCCAGGCGCAGGGCGTCCAcggcagggcggcggccgggcgcatggcaacggcggcggcggccacagaAGAGCGTGGGAAGAGGGCGCGACGGAAAAAAAAACCCAGCGGCCAGTCGGATGGGAACGACGGAACGAGTGCGTATATTTACGCACACATCTACCTAATTTACCAATTGTTAGAAGATGAGGAAGTAGGATAGAAAATTATTGGAGAGTGTTTTTTCTAATCTTTCTAAAAAAACTCAAGATAGGGAAGAGAAATGGGGAACTCTTGGAAATGCTCTA comes from Panicum virgatum strain AP13 chromosome 4K, P.virgatum_v5, whole genome shotgun sequence and encodes:
- the LOC120702840 gene encoding hydrophobic protein OSR8-like, producing the protein MGLCSCCCRCLELLCSVLLPPLGVCLRHGCCSMEFWISVLLTILGYLPGVLYAIYVICSVDPNGRHDPDDYVYIA
- the LOC120702841 gene encoding LOB domain-containing protein 4-like, whose product is MAAASGGAGAACAACKYQRRRCTPDCPLAEFFPHDRPRVFRNAHRLFGVSNILKTLDRAGPEKRREAMHCIIYESQAWDIYPASGCVPIIHDLQQRIRQAELDLRRVYAAIQAYRAAAAAQGGGPVPDSDGDPLASASAPPPPFQLQPATGDDDVAAEAYGGGGGWPSITMYGGDQQQMVMNAAAYDDVRQHYDMTTTSAAAVANMAGKLVPQQDHRFLVDATVVSQPEHQQQLTIQPAELDDEMSYFVNDGVDGDSEMPPESSMDSSEKKATRAPKMESANSF